A window from Pseudobutyrivibrio ruminis HUN009 encodes these proteins:
- a CDS encoding MFS transporter, which produces MSDVTLSTEAKVDASAKRKANPKLAVGYAFGEVGCQMSWYMINNYLTLFYRDIVGLTATAISLIMLIARVWDAINDPMMGSIADRTNTRWGRFRPYLYFAPPFLAIFNILTFTVWPMEGAVKVIVCLLCYVGTGMAYTACSIAYQALQNVVAIDSKERMLLATCRNIGSSVIGIVLSATAAPLLLKLSKPGVEAADAQGYFRFAIIMAVVLLVPFWICATICKEKYTDVLHANKGKTEKLNFFQAMREIVKNDQLLMVVLATLLGTICVSGRMGLLTFYIIYVVGDFRHIATFFTVMTVAQLIGSFMLPWGTNTFTKKGYLIILQMVMNVGFLAMFFLPNAGMPVLLGISFVCGLCNSASGICYGLVGDSLEYGDWKLGRRQEGVAASMLSFGVKIATAICGSAGILLLDVAGYVPLAEQTAAARQGINAVVNLIPFVIGMLSIVPMFWYKLTPAKVEEIRNDLENGVHQYEK; this is translated from the coding sequence GATGTAACATTGTCAACAGAGGCTAAAGTTGACGCATCCGCAAAGAGAAAGGCTAATCCTAAACTGGCAGTAGGATATGCTTTTGGAGAGGTTGGTTGTCAAATGTCATGGTACATGATTAACAACTACCTTACACTTTTTTACAGAGATATTGTTGGTTTAACGGCAACAGCAATTTCTCTTATCATGTTAATTGCACGTGTTTGGGACGCAATTAACGATCCAATGATGGGTTCTATTGCAGATAGAACAAACACTAGATGGGGAAGATTTCGTCCATACTTATACTTTGCTCCACCATTCCTTGCAATATTTAACATTTTGACATTTACAGTATGGCCAATGGAAGGTGCGGTAAAGGTTATTGTTTGCTTACTTTGCTATGTGGGAACAGGTATGGCATATACAGCATGTTCAATTGCTTATCAGGCATTACAGAACGTTGTTGCTATCGATTCAAAAGAAAGAATGCTTCTTGCAACTTGCAGAAATATTGGTTCATCTGTTATTGGTATCGTACTTTCTGCAACAGCTGCACCACTTCTTTTAAAGCTTTCTAAGCCAGGTGTTGAGGCGGCAGATGCTCAGGGTTATTTCAGATTCGCAATAATCATGGCAGTAGTATTACTTGTTCCATTCTGGATTTGTGCAACAATCTGTAAAGAAAAATATACAGATGTGCTTCATGCAAACAAGGGTAAGACAGAGAAACTTAATTTCTTCCAGGCAATGAGAGAAATTGTAAAGAACGATCAGCTTCTTATGGTTGTACTTGCAACATTACTTGGAACAATCTGTGTATCAGGCCGTATGGGACTTCTTACATTCTATATAATTTATGTAGTTGGTGATTTCAGACACATTGCAACATTCTTCACAGTTATGACTGTTGCGCAGCTTATTGGTAGCTTCATGCTTCCATGGGGAACAAACACATTTACAAAGAAGGGCTACTTAATCATCCTTCAGATGGTCATGAATGTTGGCTTCCTTGCAATGTTCTTCCTTCCAAACGCAGGAATGCCTGTATTACTTGGTATTTCATTTGTTTGTGGTCTATGCAATTCTGCATCAGGTATTTGCTATGGTCTTGTGGGTGATTCACTTGAGTATGGTGATTGGAAGCTTGGCCGTCGTCAGGAAGGTGTTGCAGCATCAATGCTTAGCTTTGGTGTTAAGATTGCAACAGCTATCTGCGGCTCAGCAGGTATCCTTCTTTTGGATGTAGCAGGTTATGTTCCATTGGCTGAGCAGACAGCAGCAGCTCGACAGGGAATCAATGCAGTAGTTAACCTTATTCCATTTGTAATTGGTATGCTTTCAATTGTTCCAATGTTCTGGTACAAATTAACACCAGCAAAAGTTGAAGAAATCAGAAATGATCTTGAAAATGGTGTTCATCAATATGAAAAATAA